Proteins encoded together in one Labeo rohita strain BAU-BD-2019 chromosome 21, IGBB_LRoh.1.0, whole genome shotgun sequence window:
- the olfm1b gene encoding olfactomedin 1b isoform X2: MQRVNKLLSLIVLVLMGTELTQVLPANPEESWQVYSSAQDSEGRCVCTVVAPQQTMCSRDARTKQLRQLLEKVQNMTQSIQVLDQRTQRDLQYVVKMEDQLRGLETKFRQVEENHKQNIAKQYKAIKAKMAELRPLIPVLEEYKADARLVQQFKEEVQNLTSSLSLLQQEMGAYDYDDLHSRVVSLEERLRACMQKLACGKLTGISDAITIKTSGSRFGSWMTDPLAPEGDTRVWYMDGYHNNRFVREYKSMADFMTSDNFTSHRLPHPWSGTGQVVYNGSIYFNKFQSNMIIKFDFKTSTISKSQRLDNAGYSNTYHYAWGGHSDIDLMVDEGGLWAVYATNQNAGNIVISKLHPLTLHIIQTWTTNHPRRSAGESFMICGTLYVTNGYSGGTKVYYAYHTNSSTYEYIDIVLQNKYSHISMLDYNPRDRALYAWNNGHQVLYNVTLFHVIRSEQL, from the exons GTTTTACCCGCGAACCCAGAGGAGTCCTGGCAGGTGTACAGCTCGGCTCAGGACAGCGAGGGCAGGTGTGTGTGTACGGTCGTCGCACCTCAGCAGACCATGTGCTCGAGAGACGCCCGCACCAAACAACTCCGCCAACTGCTGGAGAAG gtGCAAAACATGACGCAATCAATCCAAGTATTGGACCAGCGGACCCAGAGGGACCTGCAGTACGTGGTGAAGATGGAAGATCAACTCCGTGGCCTGGAGACCAAATTCAGACAGGTGGAGGAAAAccacaaacaaaacattgcCAAGCAATACAAG GCcataaaggcaaaaatggcGGAGCTGCGTCCGCTGATCCCCGTACTGGAGGAGTACAAAGCGGACGCGCGGCTGGTTCAGCAGTTTAAGGAGGAGGTACAGAACTTGACGTCCAGCCTCAGCCTCCTTCAGCAGGAGATGGGAGCCTACGACTACGATGACCTGCACTCCCGTGTGGTTAGTCTAGAGGAGCGACTACGTGCATGCATGCAGAAGCTCG CTTGTGGTAAGCTGACCGGCATTAGTGATGCAATCACTATTAAAACATCCGGGTCTCGGTTCGGATCATGGATGACGGACCCTCTCGCTCCTGAAGGAGACACAAGG GTGTGGTACATGGACGGCTACCATAACAATCGCTTTGTGCGGGAGTACAAATCTATGGCGGACTTCATGACGTCAGACAACTTCACATCTCACCGGCTGCCGCACCCTTGGTCCGGGACGGGTCAGGTGGTCTACAACGGCTCCATCTACTTCAACAAGTTCCAGAGTAACATGATCATCAAGTTCGACTTTAAGACGTCCACCATCAGTAAGTCTCAGCGTCTGGACAACGCAGGCTACAGTAACACCTACCACTACGCCTGGGGTGGACATTCCGACATCGACCTCATGGTGGACGAGGGCGGGCTCTGGGCCGTCTACGCCACCAATCAGAACGCGGGGAACATCGTCATCAGCAAGCTCCACCCCTTGACCCTGCACATAATCCAGACCTGGACGACCAATCACCCGAGACGCAGCGCCGGGGAGTCGTTTATGATTTGCGGGACGCTCTACGTCACCAACGGCTACTCGGGAGGGACCAAAGTCTACTACGCCTACCACACCAACTCCTCGACGTACGAGTACATCGATATCGTTCTGCAGAACAAATACTCGCACATCTCCATGCTGGACTACAACCCGCGAGACCGCGCGCTGTACGCTTGGAATAACGGACATCAGGTCCTATACAATGTTACGCTTTTCCACGTCATCCGCTCGGAGCAACTGTAA
- the olfm1b gene encoding olfactomedin 1b isoform X1 translates to MSVPLLKIGVVLSTMAMITNWMSQTLPSLVGLNTTKLTAAQGGYPDRSIGVLPANPEESWQVYSSAQDSEGRCVCTVVAPQQTMCSRDARTKQLRQLLEKVQNMTQSIQVLDQRTQRDLQYVVKMEDQLRGLETKFRQVEENHKQNIAKQYKAIKAKMAELRPLIPVLEEYKADARLVQQFKEEVQNLTSSLSLLQQEMGAYDYDDLHSRVVSLEERLRACMQKLACGKLTGISDAITIKTSGSRFGSWMTDPLAPEGDTRVWYMDGYHNNRFVREYKSMADFMTSDNFTSHRLPHPWSGTGQVVYNGSIYFNKFQSNMIIKFDFKTSTISKSQRLDNAGYSNTYHYAWGGHSDIDLMVDEGGLWAVYATNQNAGNIVISKLHPLTLHIIQTWTTNHPRRSAGESFMICGTLYVTNGYSGGTKVYYAYHTNSSTYEYIDIVLQNKYSHISMLDYNPRDRALYAWNNGHQVLYNVTLFHVIRSEQL, encoded by the exons ATGTCGGTGCCTTTGCTGAAGATCGGTGTGGTGCTCAGCACCATGGCAATGATCACCAACTGGATGTCCCAGACACTGCCATCACTAGTGGGGCTCAACACCACCAAACTGACCGCGGCGCAGGGTGGCTATCCCGACCGGAGTATAGGA GTTTTACCCGCGAACCCAGAGGAGTCCTGGCAGGTGTACAGCTCGGCTCAGGACAGCGAGGGCAGGTGTGTGTGTACGGTCGTCGCACCTCAGCAGACCATGTGCTCGAGAGACGCCCGCACCAAACAACTCCGCCAACTGCTGGAGAAG gtGCAAAACATGACGCAATCAATCCAAGTATTGGACCAGCGGACCCAGAGGGACCTGCAGTACGTGGTGAAGATGGAAGATCAACTCCGTGGCCTGGAGACCAAATTCAGACAGGTGGAGGAAAAccacaaacaaaacattgcCAAGCAATACAAG GCcataaaggcaaaaatggcGGAGCTGCGTCCGCTGATCCCCGTACTGGAGGAGTACAAAGCGGACGCGCGGCTGGTTCAGCAGTTTAAGGAGGAGGTACAGAACTTGACGTCCAGCCTCAGCCTCCTTCAGCAGGAGATGGGAGCCTACGACTACGATGACCTGCACTCCCGTGTGGTTAGTCTAGAGGAGCGACTACGTGCATGCATGCAGAAGCTCG CTTGTGGTAAGCTGACCGGCATTAGTGATGCAATCACTATTAAAACATCCGGGTCTCGGTTCGGATCATGGATGACGGACCCTCTCGCTCCTGAAGGAGACACAAGG GTGTGGTACATGGACGGCTACCATAACAATCGCTTTGTGCGGGAGTACAAATCTATGGCGGACTTCATGACGTCAGACAACTTCACATCTCACCGGCTGCCGCACCCTTGGTCCGGGACGGGTCAGGTGGTCTACAACGGCTCCATCTACTTCAACAAGTTCCAGAGTAACATGATCATCAAGTTCGACTTTAAGACGTCCACCATCAGTAAGTCTCAGCGTCTGGACAACGCAGGCTACAGTAACACCTACCACTACGCCTGGGGTGGACATTCCGACATCGACCTCATGGTGGACGAGGGCGGGCTCTGGGCCGTCTACGCCACCAATCAGAACGCGGGGAACATCGTCATCAGCAAGCTCCACCCCTTGACCCTGCACATAATCCAGACCTGGACGACCAATCACCCGAGACGCAGCGCCGGGGAGTCGTTTATGATTTGCGGGACGCTCTACGTCACCAACGGCTACTCGGGAGGGACCAAAGTCTACTACGCCTACCACACCAACTCCTCGACGTACGAGTACATCGATATCGTTCTGCAGAACAAATACTCGCACATCTCCATGCTGGACTACAACCCGCGAGACCGCGCGCTGTACGCTTGGAATAACGGACATCAGGTCCTATACAATGTTACGCTTTTCCACGTCATCCGCTCGGAGCAACTGTAA